A window of Syntrophobacterales bacterium genomic DNA:
TTGAAGTCTTTCCCGTCAAAGAAAAAGCATTTTTCCATATTGATCACATCGGCGCAGTTTGTCACATCTTCAATCTGATCGTAAAGCCTGATGCACGACCCGCAATCAGAGCTGAGATTTCTCGGAATAGGTATCAG
This region includes:
- a CDS encoding DUF3343 domain-containing protein, coding for MSDNREHSYYLIYKSIHDVLKAEKKLKERGFNFELIPIPRNLSSDCGSCIRLYDQIEDVTNCADVINMEKCFFFDGKDFKPFMRQ